Genomic window (Streptomyces sp. TG1A-60):
ACGCCGCCCGACTCCGCCAGGCCGCCGTCACCCACGCCGCCACCGCCGAGGTCCTGAGACGACCGAGCAACCCACCGACGAGCGCACGCGCATCCGCGAGGCCATGGACCGCCTCCTGGCGGGGCAGGCCACCGCTTCCAACGGGAGTCTCACCATCGCGGCCCTCGCCGTCGAGGCCGACGTCCACCGCATGGCCCTGATGAAGCGGCACGCGGATCTGAAGAACGAATTCTACGAGCGGGTACGCACCGAAGCGCAGCAGGTCCCCGAGGCGGAGCGCCGACTACGCGAGTCCGTGGTCAAGCTCAAGGAGACCGTCTCGAACCAGCGAAGGGAGATCAAGGAACTGCGGGAGCTGGTCACCCGGCTCAGCCTCGCCGCTGCGGTCCTCACCGACCAGCAGAGCCAGTCGGCGCCCCGCTCGCAGGTCCCAGACAACGTCGTTGCCTTCCGTCCGTCCGAGGAATGACGCTGCGGGCCCGCTCGGCGGCGATGCCCAGGTGGCACCAGGCGCATCAAGCCAGAGCCCTGATCAGCCACTATCGCCGACGATGCGACCCACTGCCACATGATCTCGGCGGCGCTCCGGTCATGCACCGTTCCTTGGCTTGCCAGGACGTCGGGCAGCGGTCACGCCGCCGCGTTCAACAGATCGGCGAGGATGCCGGGCCGTTCCAGAGCGATGAAGTGGCCCGCTCCCGGCACCTGCGTGAAATCGGCGTCAGGCAGCAGCTCCTTGTCGGCTTGCCGGTCCGAGGGTCGGGACCAGTCGTTCTCCCCGTAGACGAGGTGGACGGGTGCCTTGACCTCGGGGTAGCGCGAGCGGGCGGCGATGAGACTGGGCAGGCTCTGGTACACGGCCCTGGCGACGGTCGGGTAGCCGGGGCGGCGGCCCACCTGGAGGAGTTCGTCGACGTAGTCCGCCCGCAGCGCGGTCTTGTCGACCAGCCCGCCCTGCAGGATCCTGCGGAAGGCGGCCTTGGGCTCCACCCCGGCGACCACCGGGCCTACCCCCGGAGTGAGAACACCGCCGACCACCACACGGGCGAGAAGACTGGACCGGGCGATCCCACCGGGGAAGTCGTACGTGTTCACCGCGACGACGCGCCGGACCCGCTCGGGCAGGTCGGCCGCGGTGGTCAGGGCGAGCACCGCCCCCATGGACTCCCCGACCAGGGTCACGTCGTGGAGGTCGAGTTCGGTCAGGAGCCGCTTGACGCCCGCGCGCATGGCCGGCTCGTCGTACGACGCACCGGGCACGATCTCGGAGTATCCCATCCCCGGCAGGTCGAGGGCGTACACGGTGTACTGGTCCGCGATCAGGGGGATGAGGGAGCGGAAGTGCTCGGCCTGGGTGCGCACAGTGTGCAGCAGGACCACGGGGGCACCGGTGCCCGCCTTGAGGTAGCGCAGGGTTCCCTCGTTGCTGCGATGTCCTGTGCGCGGGGCGATGGTGTGGCTGGTGGTTCCCGGGATGTGCATCGTGGGACGTGGCTCTGGGCTGGGCATCTCGCTGGCTTCCCTTTGTGTGAACTGCTGCGGACGGGTGATTCGGATAGGGCCCGCCCGAAGGGGGCGTGACCACGGACCAGCTCCTGAATTCATTGAGAAACCGACCGGTTTCCATCATCGTAAACCGATCGGTTTCCGAGCGCAAGACTGAGGTTGCCATCCGCAGCAACAGGGTCAGCGCACAGGAGAGACGCGAGAGTGCCATCCGCACAGCGGTCGCCGATTCCGCACTCAAGGGCTACTACGGCACGTCTAAACGCTCCAGCTGCAGGTGTAGGGCTACGCCGCCGAGGCCAAGAGTGATGCGGCCAAGCGGTCCGAGCCGGCTGGATGAGGCCCTGGGGAGCTGCGTACCTGCTGTTGGGCGCTGATGTCGACGAGACGACGGCCTTCCTGGCGCGCGGCACGCCCGTCAGCACCCTTACGGCCACCGGGCTCCCCTCGATTGCAGGGAATCAGGGGTGGGAGCCATCGGTCTGGGGAGGGCACGGTCGCGGCGCCTGCTCGAAAGGGGATGCGTCAGTGCATGCCTGCCGCATCGAGCAGGGTGGTCACGGTGGGCGTGACGAGCCCTGTCAGATTGTCGGCTCCGATCCCCGCGCGGGCGCTGGCGCCGTCGAAGACCAGGCTGAGCTGCCGGGCCAGCAGGTCGGGATGGCTTGCCCCGCCCCGTTCGGCCTCGGCACGGAAGAAGGCGGTCAGATTCTCTTTCACCCGGTGGGCCACCTGGCTTGCAGGGTGGCTCTGGTCTTTGAGCTCGATCTGAGCAGCCAGGTACCGACAGCCTTGGAAGTCGGGCGCACCCGCCTGCTCCTCCAGCTGGTCGAAGACGTGCAGGATCCGCTCGCGGGGTGAACGGCCGTCGTCCGCCGCCGGCAGGAGCCCGGCCGCGAAGGCAGAGGTGCGTTCCCCAGGCTCGCCGCCAGCAGTTCGTCCTTGCTCTCGAACAGCTGGTACAGGGAACGCTTCGACACCCCCGCCGCCTTGCACAGCGCCTCGACGCCGATGCCGACACCGTCTCGGTAGGTGAGCGTGGCCGCCGCCTCCAGCAGCCGCTCTCTGGTACTTGGCTTCACTTCGGTGGTCATGCCGCGAGGTTAACTCGATGTGGATAAAATGAAAACCGATCGGTTTACAGCGCCTTGCCGGGGCGATCTCACGCCGCCCACGGGCCGGGCGGGCATGTGAGTACGGTTCCGCTACGCCGGGACGGCGGTGTTCTCGGCTTCGTCCGGGCGGGGACGCGGTGCAGCCCTGGCGGCCGCCCGTCACCCCCGAAGCCGGAGGGTGCGGCCGCGATGAGGCCGACGGCCATCCTGACCCAGCCCCTGGCCAGGCCCGCGCCCACTGGGCGCCGTTGTAGAGGATATCTGCCGCAGCGGCTTCGAACTCTGAGAGGGCGTTGCGTGACTTGATGTTGGTTTCGCGATTTGAGTGGGGGGGATATCGGCTGGTTACGGCCCTCTGTCAGCCGCGCGCGAAGGGTCGTGGCCGACCTACCCGTGCCGGGCCTCGCAGGCCGGGACTTGGTGTGTCCCACGCGCGGCTGCCGGCAGCCCTTCCGCGAGCAGATGCCCGGAGTGTCTGAGCGTCACCAGCGACGCACGGCCCGTCTGACCAGGTAAGTCAAGGCTGTGGTGAAGGAGTTAGCGGGCCGGGCGGGATCTCGTTTGCTGGCGATACTCGCGGCGGGCCTGCTCGCCACACGGCCCTGCGCGCCCTGCTGCGCATCCCGCTGCCCACCGGGCGGACGCCCCGCGTGATCGGCGTCGACGACTTCGCTCTGCGCTGGCGGCACCGCTATGCCACCGGGTGATCGACGCCGAGACCAATGAGCGGATCGACGTGCTGCCCGACCGCACCGCCGACACGCTGGAAGCTTGGCTGCGCGAGCATCCGGGCGTCGAGGTCGTGTGCCGTGACGGCGCCGTCACGTCCCTGGCGAGCGCGAAGAAACGCTCGACGCGGGCGCGGTTGCTGGGAAGGCGTCCTCCAGGGCGTCCACGGCGCCGGCCCAGTCGGCGGGCAGGGTCAAGCTCTCCGCCGCCCAGGCGCCTGCCGCGGCTGGGTCACTTGGCGCTCCGAATCCGGGTGTAGCGGCCGCCGTGCGGCCAGAACGCGCCCGAGGCGGGCATCTTCTTCATGCGGGCGAAGGTCGGCCACGGCGCGGCGGTGACCGTCTCCTTGTACTTTGCGGCTCGCTTGCCGGTCAGCACGATCCGGCGCGGGCTGTCGTCGGGGTGGGTGAACTGCACGACGGCGTCGTTCCGGCCCAGACTGACAGGTGTGTGGTAGTAGCCGAAACGGAAGGGCTTGGGCTCCTTGCTGGCCAGCACCCGCAGGATCGAGAGGGCCGCGTGCACGCCGGTGGGCATACCCCCCGACAGGTCCCGTGCATCACGCCGTAGCCCTGACGGATCGCCGCCGCATCGCCCACGGCATAGACGTCCGGGTGGAAGACCGAGCACAGCGCGCTGTCGGTGACCACACGGCCGCGCTCGTCGACGGTCAGGCCCGCGGCGGCCGCCAGCGGCGAGACACGGGTGCCGCTGGTCCACAGCACCGCGCCCGCCGGGATGCTGGAGCCGTCCGCGAGCTCGACACTGTCCGGCAGCACCTTGGCCACCTCGACGCCGCTGCGCACCCGCACGTCGAGCCGGGCGAGCGCCGCGTCCATGTAGGCCTTGGCCTTCGGGTGCATGCTCACGCCCGGCTCCTGCCGGCCCAGCAGCACCACCTCGAGCTCCGGGTGCCGCTCGGCGATCTCCGCGGCGGCCTCGACGCCGGTGAGGCCGCTGCCGCCGACCACGACGGTCCCACCGTCGAGCCGGGTCAGCCGGTCGGCGAGGATGGCGGCGTCCTCCGGGCTGTTGAGGGTGTAGGCGTGGTCGTCCACGCCGGCGCCCACGATCGGCTCCGGAGTCAACCCTCGAAGGACTTCTGGAGCCGACCGCTTAGCCGTACGGCATGCTCGCTGGCCGAGGGTGCGGTCTGAATCATTCCCGTACCCCGGGGCATCAGGTGATCACCTTGCTCTCGGCCGACGAAGGGATTTTCTATGGCTCAGCCGAAGGCGGACGACCACCCCGAGCCCCTGGTCTGTCAACCGAACGTTTTACAGTCCCTGAGCGGACTGGGCGGCACCAGGGTGGACCAGCCATCAAGTCGATCAAGGTCGGATGCCTCTGATCAGGGAATACTGGACTCTGCGGCACTGCCCGGCACCAGCCGGGATGATCATGCAGGCCCTTGTAATGCGTAGGTCGTCGGTTCGGTCGTGGTCCAGGAGCCGGACCGCCCCGTCGCCGTCCCACACACGCAGGGCCACCGGCTCGCCCTCTCCCTCGTAGAACCCCTCCAGGGTGGCGGCCAGCTCGTCCGGGACATCGATCACGCGGGCGGCACTACGCGCGCGTCTTCCGGGAATTCCCCGTGCGCCCCAGCGGCGACGGCGCTACGCACCGGGCCCGCACCGAGCTCGGGGTCCTCGGCCTTCTCGTACGTGAGGTTGTCGGCAGGGGCCGAACGTGTGCGGGCGGACGGCGTGCATGACGGGTTCCACCGCAGGTGTCGTCGAGCGCACTCGCCTGCTGAGGGCGGGTCGTTCGTTCTCGCGTGGTGAGCCCAGCCTCTGACCTCAAGCATGTTTGAGGTCGAGCGTGTCCTTCGGTCTTCTGCCCAGCGCCAGCGAAACGGCAGCGAGGGCGCTGTTGAACGACACCTCCGACAGCACGCCCGGCGCCGCGACCTGGTCGCCCGCGAGGTACACGCCGTCGCCCCGGTCCACGGCCGGGCGGTCGCGCCAGCTGGTGCCGGGCGGATCGACCGCCCCCGTACGGCCGCTCGCGGTCGCCTCGTGCTGCCAGGTGACCCGGTCCCGCCAGCCGGGGAAGGCCAGGTCCAACAGGCGCTCGGCCCGGGTGACGCCATCCGCCCGCGACTCCTGCGGGCCGATCGGGAACTGCCCCTGGATCAGCTGTTCGCCCACCGGGGCCAGCGTGCGGTCCTGCGCGGTGAACCGCTCGATCCAGCCGGGCGCGTCCAGGTCGGAGACCGCGAACGCGTCACCGCGCCGGGTGCGGACGGCGAGGTCGACGAGTGCGGTAGGCCGCTCGGCCAGGTCAGCGAGTCGTCCCTCAACAGGCGGCGGGCGGCGTGGGAGGGATGTGGCCACGATGACCGGGCCGTGGGCGCGCCCGTCGGTGTCGAGGCTGTCCACCCGGCTCAGGGCCTCCATGCGCACGCCCAGGTTCCAGGCGCGGGCCGCCATCCGGTCGACGACGCTCGCCCAGCCGCCGCGCGGGTAGTGCGCCTCCGGGGGCAGCTTCGTGGCCCGCCGCAGCCGTTCCTGCACGAACGCGGCTGACAGGGAGCCCGGGTCGTGGTGGTACAGCGCCACCGCCGCGTAGTGGGCGGCGGCGCGTGCGGCTTCCTCGCCCGCCTGCTCCGTCGCCCAGGTGAGGAAGTCGGCGTCGATGGGCGCCCGTTGGCCCGTACGGCGTGGGCGGAGGAGCCTGAGCATCCCGAACGGCGGGGTCCGGCGCAGGGCGCCCCTGTGGTGCAGGCGCAGCCGGGCCGCCTCCAGGGGCGGGAGAGGCGCGAGCGGAGCGATCAGGTTCCGCTGCGTGAGCCAGGTCCAGTGCGGGCCGCCGCTGTACAGAGCGTGCGGTCCCTCGTTCGTCCGGTACGGCCCCTCCGCGGTCCGGGCCCGGCCTCCGAGCGTGTGGTGCGCCTCGTACACGGTGACCTTCGCGCCCGCCTCGGCGGCGGTGATCGCCGCGGTGAGTCCGGCGAAACCGCCGCCGATGACGGTGAGGGGGGTGGTGGTGCGGGCGTGGTGGAGGGGGCGGTGGTGGGTGGGGGTGCGGCGCATGGGCGGGGCTCCCTCGGGTCGGATTCGCCTGTCGGTGAGTACGACGGGGGAGGGCGCCCGGATGTGACATGGGCCGGCGGTGGGTCCTGGTGTCGGGTCGTGGTGGCGGGGTTTCGTGGGTGATGCCGCAGGTCCGGAGGACTGTCAGTGGTGGGGTGCACGATGGGGTCATGGTGAGGGCGAGGTCGGTGGTGAAGGTGGCGCGGCGGCCGGAGGTGCGGTTGCCGGCGCTGGAGG
Coding sequences:
- a CDS encoding alpha/beta hydrolase, with the protein product MPSPEPRPTMHIPGTTSHTIAPRTGHRSNEGTLRYLKAGTGAPVVLLHTVRTQAEHFRSLIPLIADQYTVYALDLPGMGYSEIVPGASYDEPAMRAGVKRLLTELDLHDVTLVGESMGAVLALTTAADLPERVRRVVAVNTYDFPGGIARSSLLARVVVGGVLTPGVGPVVAGVEPKAAFRRILQGGLVDKTALRADYVDELLQVGRRPGYPTVARAVYQSLPSLIAARSRYPEVKAPVHLVYGENDWSRPSDRQADKELLPDADFTQVPGAGHFIALERPGILADLLNAAA
- a CDS encoding FAD-dependent oxidoreductase; translation: MRRTPTHHRPLHHARTTTPLTVIGGGFAGLTAAITAAEAGAKVTVYEAHHTLGGRARTAEGPYRTNEGPHALYSGGPHWTWLTQRNLIAPLAPLPPLEAARLRLHHRGALRRTPPFGMLRLLRPRRTGQRAPIDADFLTWATEQAGEEAARAAAHYAAVALYHHDPGSLSAAFVQERLRRATKLPPEAHYPRGGWASVVDRMAARAWNLGVRMEALSRVDSLDTDGRAHGPVIVATSLPRRPPPVEGRLADLAERPTALVDLAVRTRRGDAFAVSDLDAPGWIERFTAQDRTLAPVGEQLIQGQFPIGPQESRADGVTRAERLLDLAFPGWRDRVTWQHEATASGRTGAVDPPGTSWRDRPAVDRGDGVYLAGDQVAAPGVLSEVSFNSALAAVSLALGRRPKDTLDLKHA